The window TCCACGGCCATTCGAGCATCGATAGTCGCCGTGGTCGGTTCCGGAACGCCCGCCGCGTCCCGGATCGCAGGCGCAACGAACGTCCGAAAGATGGTCAACGCGGAGACGGGATATCCCGGAAGGCCGACGTACGCCGAGTTCGGAAACCGGCCGACGAGCATCGGTTTCCCGGGTTTAACGGCGACCCCGTGAAGGAGGAGTTCGCCCCGCGATTCGATGACTCGGTAGATTACGTCCACCGCACTCGCGCTGGTAGACCCCGAGGAGAGCACGAGGTCGCAGTCCTCGGCGGCCTCCAACAGCAGGCGCTCCATCTCGTCATAATCGTCGCCCGCGTGGGGATAGAGAACCGGTTCGCCACCTGCCTCTTCGACCGCCGTGGCGATGGTGTAACTGTTGACGTCGTAGATCTGGCCGGACTGGTCGGAAAGCGGATTTCCGGGACGAACGAGCTCGTCCCCGGTCGAAATGATACCGACACGGGGTTTCCCGCGAACCGGTACTTCGTCCACGCCGAGCGCGGACAGCAGGCCGATTTCACGCGCCGTGAGTCGTGTTCCCGGGCCGAGGGCGCGTTGCCCCGCGGAAACGTCCGCCCCAGCGAGCATCACGTGGTCGCCGGGTGCGAGCGCGGTCCGAATTTCGACGCCGCTCACGGCTTCACCGTTCGTCAGTTCCGAATCGTTTGGCGGCTCGCGTTCGTCCGTCCGTTCGACCATCACCACCGCGTCCGCACCCGGCGGCATCACGGCACCGGTCGAAATTTCGACGGCTTCACCCTCATCGACTTCGACGCCGGGTTCCTCGCCCGCGTGAACTTCGCCGACGAGGTCGAGAACCACTGGGTCGGCTTCGTCCGCGCCGAACGTGTCTCGCGCTTTTACCGCGTAGCCGTCCATGCTCGCACGGTCGAACCCCGGTACGTCGCGGTCGGCATCCAATCGTTCGGCCAGCGCTCGGCCCCTCGCCTCCGTCAGCGAGACGCGTTCAGCTTCGGGGATCAAATCGAGCGATTCGATGGCTTCGTGAGCGTCCTCGGGTTCCGCGAGGTCACGGAATTCCTTGCGTTCGGTCATGCGGACCACTCCCAGTTCGCCACGGCAACCGTTTCGCCCTCGGGAATCCCCTCCCGTTTTTCGGGCACTTCGACCCAACCGTCGGCCAGCGCGACGCTGGAGAGCACGCCGGAACCGCTGGCACGTGTCGGGGTCGCTTCGCCATCGTCCAGCGTGACCCGGACGAACGAGCGAACACCTGGCTCGCTCCGGATTTTTCTGCCGAGTTCCGCCGTCGTCGTGGGCATGGATTCGAGCGGGAGGTGGCCCGTCCACTTCACCGCGGGACGGAGGAACTGCACCGCGTTGATGATGCAGGCGACGGGATAGCCCGGAAGCATCACGACTGGGGTGTTCGCGACGTCACCGAGTGCGACTGGATGCCCCGGTTTGAGGGCGACACCGTGAACGAGGAGTTCGCCGAGTTCCGAGACGACTTCCGGCAACAAGTCACGCTCGCCCACGGAGGACCCCCCAGTGGTGACGATGACATCGTGGTCGAGATTCGATTCGATGGCGT of the Haladaptatus caseinilyticus genome contains:
- a CDS encoding molybdopterin biosynthesis protein, with the translated sequence MTERKEFRDLAEPEDAHEAIESLDLIPEAERVSLTEARGRALAERLDADRDVPGFDRASMDGYAVKARDTFGADEADPVVLDLVGEVHAGEEPGVEVDEGEAVEISTGAVMPPGADAVVMVERTDEREPPNDSELTNGEAVSGVEIRTALAPGDHVMLAGADVSAGQRALGPGTRLTAREIGLLSALGVDEVPVRGKPRVGIISTGDELVRPGNPLSDQSGQIYDVNSYTIATAVEEAGGEPVLYPHAGDDYDEMERLLLEAAEDCDLVLSSGSTSASAVDVIYRVIESRGELLLHGVAVKPGKPMLVGRFPNSAYVGLPGYPVSALTIFRTFVAPAIRDAAGVPEPTTATIDARMAVEERYGEGRMRLMPTGLVEDEHGRVLAYPVDKGSGATTSLVEADGVVTVAPDTAYLAEGEPVEVRLFSPDVRPPSVFGVGEDDPALSRLLDRLDSPRYLAFGSREGLRRLRNGVPDFAVATNDERRSSPDSQASTPIDASAGTEIASYVRDWGLVVPDGNPAEIEGLSDLVERDLRFINRGTDSGLRTTLGNAIADLADERGTTRHELVESISGFELTVKAHESPARKVASGSADAGLGLRATAEQLGLGFVPLGEERVHVLMNPERESKAGVEALADAFDSDLVGILDGLPGVRP